Proteins from a single region of Chryseobacterium sp. W4I1:
- a CDS encoding SUF system Fe-S cluster assembly protein, with protein MKFTDDQIADIGEEIIKVLKSVYDPEIPVDIYELGLIYDVQISEDGDVKIIMTLTTPNCPVAETLPQEVKDKVGEVEGVKSVDLELTFEPSWNKDMMSEEAKFELGML; from the coding sequence ATGAAATTTACAGACGATCAAATTGCTGACATTGGTGAGGAAATCATCAAGGTCTTAAAATCCGTATACGACCCGGAAATTCCGGTAGATATCTACGAATTAGGGCTGATATATGATGTACAGATCTCCGAGGATGGCGATGTAAAAATTATAATGACCCTTACTACCCCGAACTGCCCGGTTGCAGAAACGCTGCCGCAGGAAGTGAAAGATAAGGTAGGAGAAGTGGAAGGTGTGAAAAGCGTAGACTTAGAACTTACATTCGAGCCAAGCTGGAATAAGGATATGATGAGCGAAGAAGCAAAGTTTGAATTGGGAATGCTTTAA
- a CDS encoding outer membrane beta-barrel family protein encodes MKYQIFLILVLNSIMITAQEKKDTIATKTINEIILTKNKFQRKNDRFVYDIGASPSAKGSTAFSLLKETPLISSMDDKTLRIAGKSNAVIYINGKKSQMDSDALATFLKSMPSESIQKIEIITMPGSEFQVESSDGVINIILKKVTENGLNGSIRMNNNQGYYNNQGMGASINYRKNKLGINSNFNSGENTKRQYYILENGNNIASNQSEGTVSIPNKDYGGYVNIDYTLNNKSSLALSYNIWYNKSANSMTNLFNTVNTRNGNTWKTDYNRSINYENTQSYNNSVNLNYELKTDSLGSKLNINAAYLNFRKKQQSINTTLAADSNGNTGESISRITQETPQIINSFSTTIDYIKKFKNDIILSLGGNYSYTKTDNDTETSLYQFATNSTIRNPNHFFYLENIYGGYLTLEKKVSDKLSAKAGIRYELTQNKGNSNNAQNENLSNLKRSYSNILPYLNLNYSINKDNNLSYSFSGRMKRPSFWEVNPVRTYLTETNYVQNNPFMKASAVYSQELNYMFKNSYFFIISHKYYKDVILQIPLQGQINMNGNPVNVLRYIRTNFGDRQELNFTIGFQKSFFKQYWNTNVSLGIQHNINNGTIDTDPLTGEKFPAYINTKKSNGITVAVNNNIRLDHAKTWFASINYWYVGNYQIELGQLKPLGSLEIGLKKIWKDWTFTGSVDDVLNTNRVIINDPQQNGNYNYVNIYNYPRQLNISISYNFGNKKIEKVRNFNNASDDIKNRTK; translated from the coding sequence ATGAAATATCAAATCTTCTTAATCTTAGTTTTGAACAGTATCATGATAACTGCACAAGAAAAAAAAGATACAATAGCTACAAAAACAATCAATGAAATTATATTAACAAAAAATAAATTCCAGAGAAAAAATGACAGATTTGTATATGATATAGGAGCATCCCCTTCAGCAAAAGGAAGTACAGCTTTTAGTCTTTTAAAAGAAACTCCTCTCATCTCATCAATGGATGATAAAACGTTACGAATTGCCGGAAAATCAAACGCGGTAATATACATCAATGGGAAAAAATCTCAGATGGATTCTGATGCTCTGGCAACCTTTTTAAAAAGTATGCCATCCGAAAGTATACAAAAAATAGAGATTATTACAATGCCCGGCAGTGAATTTCAAGTGGAATCCTCAGATGGAGTTATTAATATTATTCTAAAAAAGGTAACAGAAAATGGGCTAAATGGGAGTATAAGAATGAATAATAATCAAGGATACTATAATAACCAGGGAATGGGAGCCTCTATTAATTATAGAAAAAATAAGCTCGGAATTAATTCAAATTTTAATAGTGGAGAAAACACCAAACGGCAATATTATATATTAGAAAATGGTAATAATATAGCATCAAATCAGTCGGAAGGAACCGTTTCTATTCCGAACAAAGATTATGGTGGTTATGTAAATATAGATTATACTTTAAATAATAAAAGTAGTCTTGCATTGAGCTATAATATTTGGTATAATAAAAGCGCCAACTCTATGACTAACTTATTTAATACCGTAAACACGCGCAATGGTAATACTTGGAAAACTGACTATAACCGAAGTATAAACTATGAAAATACACAATCGTACAATAATTCTGTTAATTTAAATTATGAATTAAAAACAGATTCACTGGGCAGTAAACTCAATATAAATGCGGCATACTTAAATTTTAGAAAAAAACAGCAAAGTATCAATACAACATTAGCAGCAGATTCCAATGGGAATACAGGAGAAAGTATAAGCCGGATTACTCAGGAAACTCCACAGATTATTAATAGTTTTTCTACTACAATAGATTACATTAAGAAATTTAAAAATGATATCATCTTATCATTGGGCGGAAATTACAGCTATACCAAAACAGATAATGACACAGAAACAAGTCTGTATCAGTTTGCCACCAATAGCACCATTAGGAATCCTAATCACTTTTTTTATCTGGAGAATATTTACGGAGGATATTTAACTCTAGAAAAGAAAGTAAGTGATAAACTCTCAGCAAAAGCTGGAATCCGATATGAATTAACACAAAATAAAGGTAATTCTAATAATGCTCAGAATGAAAATTTAAGCAACCTTAAGAGAAGCTACAGTAATATTTTGCCTTACTTAAATCTGAATTATTCAATTAATAAAGACAACAACCTTTCCTATTCTTTTTCAGGTCGTATGAAGAGACCTTCCTTTTGGGAAGTGAATCCAGTAAGAACATACTTAACAGAAACTAATTATGTTCAGAATAATCCATTTATGAAAGCATCCGCAGTCTATTCACAGGAGCTCAACTATATGTTCAAAAATTCATATTTCTTCATTATAAGCCATAAATATTATAAAGACGTTATCTTACAAATACCTTTACAGGGACAAATTAATATGAATGGTAATCCTGTAAATGTACTGAGGTATATAAGAACAAATTTTGGTGACCGCCAGGAATTAAATTTTACAATCGGTTTTCAAAAATCTTTTTTTAAACAATATTGGAATACCAATGTGAGTCTGGGAATACAGCATAACATTAATAATGGAACCATCGATACAGATCCATTAACCGGTGAAAAATTTCCGGCTTATATTAATACCAAAAAATCAAATGGAATTACGGTTGCAGTTAACAATAATATAAGACTTGATCACGCTAAAACCTGGTTTGCAAGCATTAATTATTGGTATGTTGGCAATTACCAAATAGAATTGGGACAGCTAAAACCATTAGGAAGTCTGGAAATAGGGCTCAAAAAAATATGGAAAGATTGGACATTTACAGGAAGCGTTGATGATGTTTTAAACACAAATAGAGTTATAATTAATGATCCTCAACAAAATGGAAATTATAATTATGTGAATATTTATAATTATCCACGCCAATTAAATATTTCTATCTCTTATAACTTCGGAAACAAAAAAATTGAAAAAGTACGTAATTTTAATAATGCTTCTGATGATATTAAAAATAGAACAAAGTAA
- a CDS encoding hydroxymethylglutaryl-CoA lyase translates to MFLTECPRDAMQGWGEFIPTGKKIDYINSLMEVGFDVLDCLSFVSPKAIPQMADSDEVAENIDKSLSHTKVSAIIGNYRGAEKALKHQTVDILGFPFSISETFQHRNTNKNQEEAFEEVIRMLELTKSEGKQLNIYFSMAFGNPYGEMWKWEDVDFWAKRFSEIGITDVLLSDTTGVATPETIALLFEKIPSKYPEINFGGHFHNRYEDSYSKLKAAYDKGCRRFDSAIKGIGGCPMAKDDLVGNMPTEQVINFMSVEKAEHKLNLLNFESSYNKAKDIFHF, encoded by the coding sequence ATGTTTCTTACTGAATGTCCTAGAGATGCCATGCAGGGTTGGGGAGAATTTATCCCTACCGGCAAAAAAATAGATTACATCAACTCTCTGATGGAAGTTGGCTTTGATGTTTTGGACTGTCTGAGCTTTGTTTCTCCGAAAGCAATTCCTCAAATGGCTGATTCTGATGAGGTGGCCGAAAACATCGATAAATCCCTATCCCATACTAAAGTCTCTGCAATCATCGGAAACTATAGAGGTGCCGAAAAAGCATTAAAACATCAGACTGTAGATATTTTAGGCTTTCCGTTTTCTATTTCGGAAACGTTTCAGCACAGGAATACCAATAAAAACCAGGAAGAGGCTTTTGAAGAGGTCATCAGAATGCTTGAACTGACCAAAAGTGAAGGAAAGCAGCTGAATATCTATTTTTCTATGGCTTTTGGAAACCCTTACGGAGAAATGTGGAAATGGGAAGATGTAGATTTCTGGGCAAAAAGATTTTCAGAGATCGGAATTACCGATGTTCTGCTTTCTGATACCACAGGTGTTGCTACTCCTGAGACAATTGCGCTTTTATTCGAAAAAATTCCGTCAAAATACCCTGAGATTAACTTCGGAGGACATTTTCATAACCGTTACGAAGACTCATATTCAAAACTGAAAGCTGCTTACGACAAAGGCTGCAGAAGGTTTGATAGTGCAATTAAAGGAATCGGAGGTTGCCCCATGGCCAAAGATGATCTGGTAGGAAATATGCCCACAGAACAGGTCATCAATTTTATGAGCGTAGAAAAAGCAGAACACAAACTAAACCTGCTGAATTTTGAAAGTTCATATAATAAGGCAAAGGATATTTTTCATTTTTAA
- a CDS encoding serine protease, whose protein sequence is MSKTENNQPMTAEEVLRLKTVKAKSTEKLANVEKLVSQRPAMETINGRSFPKGMKAIGMLADEKAGESQSLETDHFYPTHADFEYLAKLEPRKDRKPKFIDRESFLSAEGVKTIFGPDQRKVYNSTAYPWRCVGKVESALGSGSGVMIGPRHLLTCAHIVDWQPNNTTGWLKFTPMYYNGSAPYGSAWGTLTYYKYKVAGPTIDSTEIQYDYVVIVLDRPIGNSTGWLGSKSYSDSWDGGAYWTHAGYPGDLTGTQRPTYQTGIALDGDFWSADDNESMTHKADIWPGQSGGPFWGYWDGAPYAVATQSAHNPSDNFASGGSDLVNLVIRARNEHP, encoded by the coding sequence ATGTCGAAAACTGAAAACAACCAACCAATGACTGCGGAAGAAGTATTAAGACTTAAAACCGTGAAAGCAAAATCAACTGAAAAATTGGCAAATGTCGAAAAACTAGTCAGCCAACGCCCTGCAATGGAAACCATTAACGGAAGATCTTTTCCCAAGGGAATGAAAGCAATCGGGATGCTCGCAGATGAAAAAGCTGGAGAAAGCCAATCTCTGGAAACTGATCATTTCTATCCTACGCATGCCGATTTTGAGTATCTGGCAAAACTTGAACCTAGAAAGGACCGTAAACCAAAATTCATTGACAGAGAATCTTTCTTATCCGCAGAAGGGGTAAAAACTATATTCGGTCCGGATCAGAGAAAAGTATACAATTCTACTGCGTATCCGTGGCGATGCGTGGGAAAAGTAGAAAGCGCTTTAGGCTCAGGAAGCGGGGTAATGATTGGCCCGAGACATCTACTGACCTGTGCCCATATTGTAGACTGGCAGCCTAATAACACTACGGGCTGGTTAAAATTCACTCCCATGTATTATAATGGAAGTGCTCCTTACGGAAGTGCCTGGGGTACCCTGACTTATTATAAATACAAGGTAGCAGGACCAACTATTGATTCTACAGAAATCCAATATGATTACGTGGTCATTGTTCTCGACAGACCTATCGGAAACAGCACAGGCTGGCTGGGCTCAAAATCATATTCCGATTCGTGGGATGGCGGAGCCTACTGGACACATGCAGGGTATCCGGGAGATTTAACAGGAACCCAAAGACCAACATATCAGACAGGAATCGCTTTAGACGGAGATTTCTGGAGTGCGGATGATAATGAAAGCATGACCCACAAAGCAGATATCTGGCCTGGACAAAGCGGCGGCCCGTTCTGGGGATACTGGGATGGCGCTCCCTACGCAGTAGCTACACAAAGTGCCCATAATCCAAGCGACAATTTTGCGAGTGGCGGTTCAGATCTTGTGAATCTTGTGATAAGAGCTAGAAACGAGCATCCTTAA
- a CDS encoding TonB-dependent receptor domain-containing protein: MSPIILILFFAGFVQAQQQIEVSGIIKQTDTHNGIAGVQIQVENTQDKAITDQEGNFNLITRVKIPFRIVIRKEGFTEQTAEILSLSSKIAVELNPQNTIINEVVISASRLPEKLLRSPIAIEKIDIRTIRESPAASFYETLENVKGLQLLTSSLTLKVPNARGFNSPNNFRFMQLVDGVDVQSATLGVPLGNAIGPTELDIQSMEITPGAASALYGMNAINGLASLQTKDPFTSEGVSLYFRGGVNHVDNVNHKTAALGESAFRIAKVLNNNLAIKINGSYFSGVDWISDNRTDQNPGSLITANPNFSLTNNPAEDLWNKYGDERNNRTSVKVNYNGKPTTFNVSRTGYYEKDLISPEVKNIKFDAGLYYRFGDQWKTSYVYRYGLLDGTFQRGNKIRLQNATVQNHKVELTGKELTFRAYMSIENTGDSYNLKPLADNLDLTNLSNANWKNIFQTTLQDRLNSGINLNDAFILARQEADKNRVIPGTAAFQQLKNTIIGINNWDSANSGIAGAPATGGAKLEQKSRFYQGEITYDLTRFVKVFSLLAGADYRLYSITPDGNNFVDFERPVNERNIALSDGTFGNNVIYQKYGAFAQATKLFFNDKLKLNLALRVDRNPEFEAKFNPRISVVYSPVNQHNFRVSFQNGYRFPSLFEALSFVNNGNVRRVGGLAKANDGLGYLENSYTLASIDQFTAAVNKDVDGGMGQSQAALKNRNLLTAANLPKLQPEKVNSFEVGYKTVLFNSRLVIDWDFYYNVYEGFLGQVEVAVPKNETVGSDNAVLAMTDRSKQDRYRVYTNSNSIYKSLGTSLGVRYNIVKNYNVNVNVSYNDLVSSNTSDLFITAFNTPKWAINLSVGNREIVKNIGFTVAARWQDSFLWESPLASGNIPAYYTIDAQATWRIPEIKANVKIGATNLLNRRYLQYAAGPEIGGLYYIAFTYDLKL; encoded by the coding sequence ATCAGTCCTATTATCCTCATATTATTCTTTGCCGGCTTTGTACAGGCACAACAGCAGATTGAAGTAAGCGGAATTATAAAACAAACAGATACCCATAATGGGATTGCCGGAGTGCAGATCCAGGTAGAAAATACGCAGGATAAGGCAATTACCGATCAGGAAGGAAATTTTAATTTGATAACAAGGGTCAAAATACCCTTCAGAATTGTGATCAGGAAAGAGGGGTTTACAGAACAAACCGCTGAAATTCTTTCACTATCCAGTAAAATAGCTGTAGAATTAAATCCTCAGAACACTATTATCAATGAAGTAGTGATTTCTGCCTCACGGCTTCCCGAAAAATTACTCAGATCACCGATTGCTATTGAAAAGATTGATATTAGAACAATCCGGGAAAGCCCTGCTGCTTCATTTTATGAAACCCTGGAAAACGTAAAAGGCTTACAGCTTTTAACCTCAAGCCTTACATTAAAAGTTCCCAACGCCAGAGGATTCAATTCTCCGAATAACTTCCGCTTTATGCAGTTAGTAGATGGGGTAGATGTACAGTCTGCCACTTTGGGAGTTCCATTGGGAAATGCAATAGGGCCAACAGAACTGGACATCCAGTCTATGGAAATTACACCCGGAGCCGCTTCCGCTTTATACGGAATGAATGCCATCAATGGTTTGGCGAGCCTTCAGACCAAAGATCCATTTACCTCGGAAGGCGTAAGTCTTTATTTCAGAGGCGGCGTGAACCATGTGGACAATGTGAACCACAAAACAGCTGCGTTGGGAGAAAGTGCATTCAGGATCGCAAAAGTTCTGAACAACAATCTCGCAATAAAAATCAACGGTTCCTATTTCAGCGGTGTCGATTGGATCTCGGACAACCGGACAGACCAGAATCCCGGCTCACTGATTACTGCCAACCCAAACTTTTCTCTCACCAACAATCCGGCAGAAGATCTTTGGAACAAATACGGAGACGAAAGGAATAACCGTACCTCTGTAAAAGTGAATTATAATGGAAAACCTACAACCTTCAACGTTTCGAGAACAGGCTATTATGAAAAAGATCTCATCAGTCCTGAAGTAAAAAATATAAAATTTGATGCAGGATTGTACTACCGTTTTGGAGACCAGTGGAAAACATCCTACGTGTACCGTTATGGCTTGCTGGATGGAACTTTTCAGCGAGGAAACAAGATCCGGCTTCAGAACGCAACGGTTCAGAATCATAAAGTAGAACTTACCGGGAAAGAGTTGACATTCAGGGCGTATATGTCCATAGAAAACACCGGGGATTCTTACAATCTTAAGCCTTTAGCTGATAATCTGGATCTTACCAATTTGTCTAATGCCAACTGGAAAAATATTTTTCAGACAACGCTGCAGGACAGACTGAATTCAGGGATAAACCTGAACGATGCCTTTATTCTCGCAAGACAGGAAGCAGATAAAAACAGAGTGATTCCGGGAACGGCTGCCTTTCAGCAGTTAAAAAATACGATTATCGGGATCAATAATTGGGATTCCGCCAATTCAGGAATTGCAGGAGCACCTGCTACCGGAGGAGCAAAGCTTGAACAGAAATCCAGGTTTTATCAGGGAGAAATTACGTATGACCTGACCAGATTCGTCAAAGTATTCAGTCTTTTGGCAGGAGCAGATTACCGTCTTTACAGCATCACGCCTGACGGAAATAATTTTGTTGATTTTGAAAGACCGGTTAATGAAAGAAATATTGCCTTATCAGACGGTACGTTCGGTAACAATGTAATTTATCAGAAATACGGAGCATTTGCCCAGGCTACCAAGCTTTTTTTTAATGATAAATTAAAACTGAATCTTGCGCTTCGGGTTGACAGGAATCCGGAGTTTGAAGCTAAATTCAATCCAAGGATAAGTGTGGTTTATTCTCCTGTTAATCAGCATAATTTCAGAGTTTCTTTCCAGAATGGGTACCGTTTTCCTTCATTATTTGAAGCCCTGTCATTTGTTAATAACGGAAATGTGAGAAGAGTAGGCGGTCTTGCAAAAGCAAATGATGGTTTAGGCTATCTTGAAAACTCTTATACACTGGCATCTATTGATCAATTCACTGCTGCGGTCAATAAAGATGTGGATGGCGGAATGGGCCAGAGCCAGGCCGCATTGAAAAACAGAAACCTTTTAACTGCCGCCAATCTTCCAAAATTACAGCCTGAAAAGGTGAACTCCTTTGAAGTAGGTTACAAAACCGTTTTATTCAACAGCAGACTGGTCATCGATTGGGATTTTTATTATAATGTTTATGAAGGTTTTCTCGGACAGGTAGAAGTTGCCGTACCCAAGAATGAAACTGTAGGAAGCGATAATGCTGTTCTGGCGATGACGGACCGAAGCAAGCAGGACAGATATAGGGTTTATACCAACAGCAACAGTATTTACAAAAGTCTGGGAACATCTTTGGGGGTCCGTTATAATATCGTGAAAAATTATAATGTGAACGTCAATGTTTCTTATAATGATCTTGTTTCCTCCAATACTTCCGATCTCTTTATTACAGCCTTCAATACGCCAAAATGGGCAATCAATTTAAGCGTAGGAAACAGGGAAATCGTTAAAAATATAGGATTTACGGTTGCGGCAAGATGGCAGGACAGTTTCTTGTGGGAAAGCCCACTGGCTTCAGGAAATATTCCTGCATACTACACCATTGATGCACAGGCCACATGGAGGATTCCTGAAATTAAAGCCAATGTGAAAATAGGGGCTACCAATCTGCTGAACCGCAGGTATCTTCAGTATGCGGCAGGACCCGAGATTGGCGGACTGTATTATATTGCTTTTACTTATGATCTAAAACTTTAA
- a CDS encoding sulfurtransferase, protein MSPIISPSELKKNLSENLIILDARVGKEIYQNYLEKHIKGARFIDMDKDLAEIGENAAFGGRHPLPGVEKFAETLANLGVLEDSHVVIYDDKSGANAAARAWWMLRSFGLQNVQVLDGGIQSAEKEGIEFSSGVETFETSPVIKKEDWLLPLKRLEDVENELINHSSTVIDVRDAYRYKGESEPIDLVAGHIPGAINIPFSENLDQNGNFLKPEVLKEKYTKLLNDKPQHLIIHCGSGVTACHTILALNYAGFPIPDLYVGSWSEWSRREGKEIAKEE, encoded by the coding sequence ATGTCACCCATCATTTCACCATCAGAATTAAAAAAGAATCTATCAGAAAACCTCATCATTCTTGATGCCAGAGTAGGAAAAGAGATCTATCAGAACTACCTTGAGAAACATATCAAAGGAGCCCGTTTTATAGATATGGATAAAGATCTGGCTGAGATTGGTGAAAATGCTGCTTTTGGAGGACGACATCCGCTTCCGGGTGTTGAAAAATTTGCTGAAACGCTTGCGAATCTTGGCGTTTTAGAAGATTCCCATGTGGTGATTTATGATGATAAAAGCGGAGCTAATGCAGCAGCAAGAGCCTGGTGGATGCTAAGATCTTTCGGATTACAAAATGTACAGGTTTTAGATGGCGGAATTCAGTCTGCCGAAAAAGAAGGTATAGAATTTTCCTCGGGCGTAGAAACATTTGAAACATCTCCAGTAATAAAAAAAGAAGATTGGCTTCTTCCATTAAAACGTTTGGAAGATGTTGAAAATGAATTAATAAACCATTCATCGACTGTAATAGATGTAAGAGATGCTTACCGTTATAAAGGCGAGTCTGAACCTATTGATTTAGTGGCCGGACATATACCCGGAGCCATCAATATCCCGTTCTCGGAAAACCTGGATCAAAATGGTAATTTCCTTAAACCAGAAGTTTTAAAAGAAAAATACACGAAACTTTTAAATGATAAACCTCAGCACCTCATCATCCATTGCGGATCTGGTGTTACGGCATGTCATACTATTTTAGCTTTGAATTATGCCGGTTTCCCTATCCCAGATCTTTATGTGGGTTCATGGAGCGAATGGAGCCGTAGAGAAGGAAAGGAGATAGCTAAGGAAGAGTAA
- a CDS encoding 3'-5' exonuclease, with protein MIQHIPLEKILFLDIETVPGSESWEVLPETEQKLWEKKTRFQRKEEVTAAEFYDRAGIMAEFGKIICITIGMVEKNDTLKIKSFSGHDEKKMLQEFGEIFNSPRLNNVILCAHNGKEFDFPWIARRYLINGIQPPIPFQMFGKKPWEIPHIDTMELWKFGDYKSFVSLELLAHVFGIPTPKDDIDGSMVSSIYYIEKDLQRIVDYCEKDVLTLANVFRRMRQEDLLKRNINLD; from the coding sequence ATGATACAACACATTCCATTAGAAAAGATTTTATTCCTTGATATTGAGACCGTTCCGGGATCAGAATCATGGGAAGTATTGCCTGAAACCGAACAGAAACTTTGGGAGAAGAAAACCAGGTTTCAGAGAAAAGAAGAGGTCACCGCTGCTGAATTCTACGACCGGGCAGGAATTATGGCCGAGTTCGGAAAGATCATCTGCATTACGATCGGAATGGTGGAAAAGAATGATACTTTAAAAATCAAAAGCTTTTCAGGCCACGATGAAAAGAAAATGCTTCAGGAGTTTGGGGAAATTTTTAACAGCCCGAGACTGAATAATGTGATCCTTTGTGCCCACAACGGAAAAGAATTTGATTTTCCCTGGATTGCAAGACGATACCTGATTAATGGAATCCAGCCCCCGATCCCTTTTCAGATGTTTGGAAAAAAGCCATGGGAAATTCCGCATATCGATACGATGGAGCTTTGGAAATTCGGAGATTATAAAAGCTTCGTTTCATTGGAATTACTGGCTCACGTTTTTGGAATTCCTACCCCAAAAGATGATATAGACGGCTCAATGGTTTCATCAATCTACTACATAGAGAAAGACTTGCAGCGAATTGTGGACTATTGTGAAAAAGATGTCTTAACTTTGGCAAATGTTTTCCGGCGAATGCGTCAGGAAGATTTGTTGAAAAGGAATATCAATCTAGATTAA
- a CDS encoding TSUP family transporter, translating into MSNSLYPIFLKLEELSLLIIGGGNIALEKLQSVLVNSPEARIKLVAKEISDQVRALKQNYPNLTLHERSYTDNDFNSADLAIVAVNDISLAERIRIRAHQHNILVNIADKPSLCDFYLGSIVRKGDLKIAVSTNGKSPTVAKRLREVLTETIPDEEMEGLLDNMQHIRNQLKGDFTYKVKELNRLTTSYLDEKNNQPTETKLEIEKLINITKTVQRRANIYLGIIGVLVLIGVLALIIFQFNLSGDIQTFLSKDGHIFYWMLLAGFLAEIVAGSMGMGYGVICTTILLLLNVPPPVVSASIHSAESFTSAAGSISHYKLGNVNKKMVWILFPVAAVGAFIGAFALSHFGEQYAHIVKPVIACYTLYLGINILRNAFKGKNNRSGNSRPKKRTNLRILGLAGGFIDSFAGGGWGPLVTGTLIKEGRTPRYVVGSSTMAKFLLTVISALTFIFTIGIHHWNIVLGLLLGGVFTAPFSAMFASRLPAKKMFAVVGVVVIIMSLITIIKSLI; encoded by the coding sequence ATGAGTAACTCTTTATATCCCATATTCTTAAAGCTTGAAGAATTATCACTTCTGATCATCGGTGGCGGAAACATCGCTTTGGAAAAATTGCAGTCCGTTCTGGTGAACTCTCCTGAGGCACGTATTAAACTTGTAGCAAAAGAAATTAGTGATCAGGTCAGAGCGCTTAAGCAAAACTATCCCAATTTGACCCTGCATGAAAGATCTTACACTGATAATGATTTCAACAGTGCAGATCTCGCCATTGTAGCTGTTAATGATATCTCTCTCGCTGAACGGATCCGTATCAGAGCCCATCAGCATAATATACTTGTTAATATTGCGGATAAACCAAGTCTGTGTGATTTTTATCTGGGCTCAATTGTAAGAAAGGGAGATCTTAAAATTGCAGTCTCTACCAATGGAAAGTCTCCCACAGTAGCCAAAAGACTGCGCGAAGTTTTGACAGAAACCATTCCGGACGAAGAAATGGAAGGCCTGCTGGATAATATGCAGCATATCCGGAACCAGCTGAAAGGTGATTTTACCTACAAAGTAAAAGAGCTGAACCGGTTGACAACAAGCTATCTTGATGAAAAAAACAATCAGCCCACTGAAACAAAACTGGAGATTGAAAAACTCATCAACATCACCAAAACGGTCCAGAGAAGAGCCAATATCTATCTGGGAATCATCGGAGTTTTGGTCCTTATCGGAGTATTGGCCCTGATTATTTTCCAGTTCAATCTGTCAGGGGATATTCAGACCTTTCTCAGCAAAGATGGACATATTTTTTACTGGATGCTGCTGGCGGGTTTTCTGGCAGAAATCGTTGCCGGGTCTATGGGCATGGGATACGGAGTAATCTGTACGACCATTCTTTTGCTTCTGAATGTTCCGCCTCCGGTAGTGAGTGCCAGTATTCACTCTGCAGAATCTTTTACTTCGGCAGCCGGAAGCATCAGCCATTACAAATTAGGAAATGTGAATAAAAAAATGGTGTGGATTTTATTTCCTGTGGCAGCAGTAGGCGCTTTTATCGGAGCATTTGCGTTGTCTCATTTCGGAGAACAGTATGCTCATATTGTAAAGCCGGTCATTGCCTGCTATACCCTTTATCTGGGAATTAATATCCTTAGAAATGCTTTTAAAGGGAAAAATAATAGATCAGGAAATAGCAGGCCAAAAAAGAGAACGAATCTCAGAATTCTTGGCTTAGCTGGAGGATTTATAGATTCTTTTGCCGGAGGAGGCTGGGGACCTCTGGTTACCGGAACACTGATCAAGGAGGGTAGAACACCACGATATGTGGTAGGTAGCTCAACGATGGCTAAGTTTTTATTGACTGTAATAAGTGCTTTGACCTTTATTTTTACTATCGGGATCCATCACTGGAACATTGTGCTCGGACTTCTTTTAGGCGGCGTTTTTACCGCTCCTTTTTCTGCGATGTTTGCATCACGGCTTCCGGCAAAAAAGATGTTTGCTGTCGTGGGTGTTGTGGTGATTATCATGAGTCTTATTACCATTATAAAATCATTAATATAA
- a CDS encoding tRNA-binding protein: MTIKPEISWTDFEKIDMRCGTIISVTDFEKARNPSYQLEIDFGDLGIKKSSAQITSLYQKEELIGKQVMAVVNFPKKQIANFFSECLVMGVYGENKSDVTLLTPSLPVKNGMPIG, encoded by the coding sequence ATGACTATAAAACCGGAAATATCCTGGACAGACTTTGAAAAAATAGATATGCGATGCGGAACGATAATTTCAGTTACCGATTTTGAGAAAGCCAGAAATCCTTCTTACCAACTGGAAATTGATTTCGGAGATCTTGGCATTAAAAAATCATCTGCACAGATCACTTCCCTCTACCAAAAAGAAGAGCTTATAGGAAAACAGGTAATGGCTGTCGTCAATTTTCCTAAAAAACAGATCGCTAATTTCTTCAGCGAATGTCTTGTCATGGGAGTATATGGAGAAAACAAAAGTGATGTCACGCTTTTAACGCCTTCATTACCTGTAAAAAACGGAATGCCGATCGGATAA